In one window of Alphaproteobacteria bacterium DNA:
- a CDS encoding MarR family transcriptional regulator, which produces MAAIRKKAPARKTTTRKPATRAKAARSAAAKPKKAAAKTKAVAKPKKAAAKRATAARKTTSARKAAPARKTTRARKAAPARKTTRARKAAPARKVTRARKATPARKVTRARKATPARKAAPARKAAPARKPAAGVSAVASNMVTLASRLLVRSLSARLGPKGIGYGQYPVLMHLWQEDGLTQKELSNRVRIEAPTMVRTLDRMERDKLVVRKRSDADRRQIHIRLTAKGKALRSSLSSLSNQVDKVALSGLSKKDKEKLQALMGKVIKNLEGDSA; this is translated from the coding sequence ATGGCAGCTATCAGAAAAAAAGCACCTGCGAGGAAGACCACCACCCGTAAACCGGCGACCCGCGCGAAGGCGGCCCGCTCTGCGGCGGCCAAGCCTAAGAAGGCGGCAGCGAAGACCAAGGCTGTGGCCAAGCCCAAGAAGGCGGCGGCGAAGCGTGCAACCGCGGCCCGCAAGACCACTAGCGCCCGTAAGGCTGCTCCTGCGCGCAAGACTACTCGCGCCCGTAAGGCTGCTCCTGCGCGCAAGACTACTCGCGCCCGTAAGGCTGCTCCTGCGCGCAAGGTCACTCGTGCTCGCAAGGCTACTCCTGCGCGCAAGGTCACTCGTGCTCGCAAGGCTACTCCTGCGCGTAAGGCTGCTCCTGCGCGCAAGGCTGCTCCTGCCCGTAAGCCTGCTGCAGGCGTGAGTGCCGTTGCGAGCAACATGGTGACCCTTGCTTCGCGGCTTCTGGTTCGCTCGCTCTCCGCGCGCCTCGGACCCAAGGGCATTGGCTATGGCCAGTACCCAGTCCTGATGCATCTGTGGCAGGAGGATGGCCTGACCCAGAAGGAACTCAGCAATCGCGTGCGCATCGAGGCGCCGACTATGGTCCGCACTCTCGACCGCATGGAACGCGACAAGCTCGTCGTGCGTAAGCGCAGTGATGCCGATCGCCGACAAATTCACATTCGCCTCACGGCGAAGGGTAAGGCGCTGAGGTCAAGTCTCTCCTCGCTGTCCAATCAAGTGGACAAGGTTGCCTTGTCAGGCCTCAGCAAGAAGGACAAGGAGAAGCTCCAGGCTCTGATGGGTAAGGTCATCAAGAATCTGGAAGGCGACTCTGCCTAA
- a CDS encoding ABC transporter substrate-binding protein, with protein MTRNLIATAALALALVLGATAPALTQSEEEMQFYPVNAYWTGPYAAGGSAFGGGMIDYMKLLNKRDGGINGVKMFWEKCETQYQNDRIIECYERLKNRGAGMALFHPMSTGGTYSVFERAWEDKIPILTVGYGRTDASDGRVFPYLFPLMTNYWSQNTAKIRFIGSRVGGMENLAGLKIANIYHDSAYGKETIPVLDRQAEMYGFNVRHFPVVHPGLDQKAIWLQVARRYRPDWVILRGWGVMNPTAIKEAQRVGFPRDHMVGVWWSGAEEDTIPAGDAAEGYIAAGFHPSGTDFPVIQDILTHVYDADEGELPRERVGSIYYNRAIVWAIVSTEAIRTAMDMFGDRPVSGEELQQALETLALTSERIAALGATGLVPPFSVTCTDHEGGAPVMFQQWKNGAWVAISDWIETDQDIVRPMIEASAAAYAAEQGVDIRDCAN; from the coding sequence ATGACGCGCAATCTTATCGCGACTGCTGCGTTGGCGTTGGCGCTGGTGCTCGGTGCCACAGCACCAGCTCTCACCCAGAGCGAAGAAGAGATGCAGTTCTATCCGGTCAATGCCTATTGGACCGGGCCCTATGCTGCGGGTGGCTCGGCCTTCGGCGGCGGCATGATTGACTACATGAAGTTGTTGAACAAGCGTGACGGCGGAATTAACGGCGTCAAGATGTTCTGGGAGAAGTGCGAGACCCAGTACCAGAACGACCGTATTATCGAATGCTATGAGCGCCTGAAGAACCGCGGTGCCGGCATGGCGCTGTTCCATCCCATGAGCACCGGCGGCACCTACTCGGTGTTCGAGCGCGCCTGGGAGGATAAAATTCCGATCCTCACCGTCGGCTACGGCCGTACGGATGCCTCGGACGGGCGCGTGTTCCCATATCTGTTCCCTCTGATGACCAATTATTGGTCGCAGAACACGGCCAAGATCCGCTTTATTGGCAGCCGGGTAGGCGGTATGGAGAACTTGGCCGGGCTCAAGATCGCTAACATCTATCATGACTCGGCCTATGGTAAGGAGACCATCCCGGTTCTGGACAGGCAGGCCGAGATGTACGGCTTCAACGTGCGCCATTTCCCGGTTGTTCATCCGGGCCTTGACCAGAAGGCGATCTGGCTGCAGGTGGCGCGCCGTTATCGCCCGGACTGGGTAATCCTGCGCGGCTGGGGCGTGATGAACCCGACCGCAATCAAGGAAGCTCAGCGCGTCGGCTTCCCGCGTGACCACATGGTCGGCGTCTGGTGGTCGGGCGCCGAGGAGGACACCATTCCCGCCGGCGACGCGGCGGAGGGTTACATCGCCGCTGGCTTCCATCCCTCGGGTACCGACTTTCCCGTGATCCAGGATATTCTCACCCACGTCTACGACGCCGACGAGGGTGAGCTTCCGCGCGAGCGCGTGGGCTCGATCTACTACAACCGCGCTATCGTCTGGGCCATCGTTTCGACCGAGGCCATTCGCACGGCGATGGACATGTTTGGCGACCGCCCGGTCAGCGGCGAAGAGCTTCAGCAGGCGCTGGAGACACTGGCATTGACGTCTGAGCGCATAGCGGCGCTCGGCGCCACAGGGCTGGTGCCGCCGTTCTCGGTAACCTGTACCGATCACGAGGGTGGCGCCCCGGTGATGTTCCAGCAATGGAAGAACGGCGCCTGGGTTGCGATCTCCGACTGGATCGAGACCGATCAGGATATCGTGCGCCCGATGATCGAGGCTTCGGCGGCGGCCTATGCGGCCGAGCAGGGTGTCGACATTCGCGATTGCGCGAATTAG
- a CDS encoding ABC transporter ATP-binding protein: MSETEAKAESSAATPLLSVNNIEVIYDRVILVLKGVSLDVPAGGVVALLGANGAGKTTTLKAVSNLLRSERGEVTKGRINYLGEAVESLSPSELVRRGVIQVMEGRHCFEHLTVEENLLTGAYSRRDGRAAIQQDLDLVYSYFPALTRRRTGLAGYISGGEQQMTVIGRALMARPKLILLDEPSMGLAPLLVEEIFDIVQRLNTEKGVSFLLAEQNVSIALKYADFGYILENGRVVLDGKAVTLRENEDVKEFYLGLSEGRRKSYRDVKHYRRRKRWLA, from the coding sequence GTGAGCGAGACTGAAGCCAAGGCCGAGAGCAGCGCAGCCACGCCACTGCTCTCGGTCAACAATATAGAGGTTATCTACGATCGCGTCATTCTGGTGCTCAAGGGAGTTTCGCTCGATGTGCCCGCAGGTGGCGTGGTCGCGCTGCTCGGCGCCAACGGCGCCGGCAAGACGACGACGCTGAAAGCGGTCTCTAATCTGCTGCGCTCCGAGCGCGGTGAAGTCACCAAGGGGCGGATCAATTATCTCGGCGAGGCGGTAGAGAGCTTGTCGCCGTCCGAGTTGGTGCGCCGCGGCGTTATCCAAGTCATGGAGGGACGCCACTGCTTCGAACACCTTACTGTCGAGGAGAACCTGCTCACCGGGGCCTATTCGCGCCGCGACGGACGGGCCGCTATCCAGCAGGATCTTGATCTGGTCTACAGCTATTTTCCTGCGCTCACCCGCCGGCGCACCGGCCTGGCCGGCTATATCTCCGGCGGCGAGCAGCAGATGACGGTGATCGGGCGCGCACTGATGGCGCGTCCCAAGCTCATTCTTCTCGACGAGCCGTCGATGGGTTTGGCGCCGCTGCTGGTCGAGGAGATTTTTGACATTGTACAGCGACTCAATACCGAGAAAGGCGTGAGCTTCCTACTGGCTGAGCAGAACGTTAGCATCGCTCTGAAATATGCCGATTTCGGCTATATTCTGGAGAACGGCCGTGTGGTGCTGGATGGTAAGGCGGTGACTTTGCGTGAAAATGAAGACGTGAAGGAATTTTACCTCGGCCTCAGCGAGGGTAGACGTAAGAGCTACCGTGATGTGAAACATTATCGTCGCCGCAAGCGTTGGCTGGCATAG
- a CDS encoding histidine phosphatase family protein: MGARRLMLLRHAKSSWRGDGGDHERPLNARGEAAAKRIATYLADQPLPDLVLCSTATRARATLAGLGAVITCKVRFERPLYLAPKERLLARLRAIESEWQRPLLIAHNPGLQDLAAMLASEADRALGERIVGKFPTAALGTFDLRPGDWEVFGPSQVLAATLVTPKTLA, from the coding sequence ATGGGTGCACGCCGCCTTATGCTCTTGCGCCACGCCAAGTCCTCTTGGCGTGGCGATGGGGGTGACCACGAGCGTCCGCTAAACGCCCGTGGTGAAGCAGCGGCTAAGCGTATAGCTACGTATTTGGCCGACCAACCGCTACCCGACCTTGTGCTTTGCTCCACGGCTACCCGTGCCCGTGCGACTTTGGCTGGCTTGGGGGCGGTCATCACATGCAAGGTACGCTTCGAGCGCCCCCTCTATCTCGCGCCGAAAGAGCGCTTGCTCGCACGTCTGCGTGCCATCGAGTCTGAATGGCAACGGCCGCTTCTCATCGCCCACAATCCCGGTCTGCAGGATCTGGCCGCTATGTTGGCGAGCGAAGCCGATCGTGCCCTTGGCGAGCGCATCGTAGGAAAATTCCCCACTGCCGCGCTCGGAACGTTCGACTTGCGCCCCGGTGACTGGGAGGTGTTCGGCCCGAGCCAAGTCTTGGCGGCAACGCTCGTCACCCCAAAGACACTCGCCTAA
- a CDS encoding ABC transporter ATP-binding protein, whose product MSQGRKFGEVILSAREITLSFGAVQALIDVSVDVREHEILAIIGPNGAGKTSLLNCINGVYHPQQGAILFEGVPRLNADPAKIARQGIARTFQNVALFKGMSTLDNIMTGRNTKIRSNIFWQALYVGSYLKEELEHRRAVEEIIDFLEIQAIRKTPVGRLPYGMQKRVELGRALAAQPRILVLDEPMAGMNVEEKEDMSRFILDVNDEFGTTIVLIEHDMGVVMDISDRVVVLDYGRKIADGTPDEVRAEPAVIEAYLGVSA is encoded by the coding sequence GTGAGCCAAGGCAGAAAATTTGGCGAAGTCATTCTCAGCGCGCGCGAGATTACTCTGAGCTTCGGTGCGGTACAGGCGCTGATAGACGTCTCGGTCGACGTGCGCGAGCATGAGATTCTGGCCATTATCGGACCGAACGGCGCGGGTAAAACCTCGCTGCTCAACTGCATTAACGGCGTCTATCACCCGCAGCAGGGGGCTATTCTCTTTGAGGGCGTGCCGCGCCTCAATGCCGATCCAGCGAAGATCGCCCGCCAGGGTATTGCCCGCACCTTCCAGAACGTGGCCCTGTTCAAGGGCATGTCGACGCTCGACAACATCATGACCGGGCGCAATACCAAGATTCGCAGTAATATTTTTTGGCAAGCCCTTTACGTGGGCAGCTACCTCAAGGAGGAGTTGGAGCATCGCCGCGCGGTCGAGGAGATTATCGACTTCCTCGAGATCCAGGCAATTCGCAAGACGCCGGTGGGGCGCCTGCCCTATGGCATGCAGAAGCGTGTCGAGCTGGGTCGCGCACTAGCCGCTCAGCCGCGCATTCTTGTGCTTGACGAGCCAATGGCTGGCATGAACGTCGAGGAAAAGGAGGACATGTCGCGCTTCATCCTCGACGTGAACGACGAGTTTGGCACCACCATCGTGCTGATCGAACACGACATGGGCGTGGTCATGGACATCTCCGATCGTGTGGTGGTGCTTGATTACGGCCGCAAGATCGCCGACGGCACGCCGGACGAAGTACGCGCTGAGCCGGCCGTGATCGAAGCCTATCTGGGAGTGAGCGCATGA
- a CDS encoding branched-chain amino acid ABC transporter permease translates to MPEMSFAMELLLFLEVLINGLLSGIMYSLVALGFVLIFKASGIFNFAQGAFVLFAALTFVSFLEAAIMGAENSGLLYFVACLMLTLVVMAVYGVAVERIVLRPLVNQPLIILFMATIGLNFFTEGFAQLIWGTEVHRLDLGIPDEPMGWLLDKTDMYITAFDVAAAAIAAGLVLSLSLFFSKTRTGRALRAVSDDHQAAMSVGIPLQHIWAITWGVAGAIGLIAGILWGAKLGVHFSLALLALKALPVLIIGGFDSIAGAIVGGLIIGASEKLAEFYLSGIVGGALENWFPYILATLFLLVRPQGLFGEKIIERV, encoded by the coding sequence ATGCCTGAGATGAGTTTTGCAATGGAGCTGCTGCTCTTTCTCGAGGTGCTGATCAACGGCCTGCTGTCGGGGATCATGTATTCCCTGGTGGCGCTTGGCTTTGTGCTAATTTTTAAGGCTTCAGGCATCTTCAATTTTGCGCAAGGCGCCTTCGTGCTGTTCGCCGCGCTAACCTTCGTCAGCTTCCTTGAGGCTGCGATCATGGGCGCTGAGAACAGCGGCCTGCTCTATTTCGTAGCCTGCCTCATGCTGACACTCGTGGTCATGGCGGTCTACGGCGTGGCGGTGGAAAGGATTGTGCTGCGGCCTCTGGTCAACCAGCCGCTAATTATCCTTTTCATGGCTACTATCGGGCTCAACTTCTTTACTGAGGGATTCGCCCAGCTGATTTGGGGCACGGAAGTACACCGGCTAGACCTTGGCATCCCTGACGAGCCGATGGGCTGGTTGCTCGATAAAACCGACATGTACATCACCGCCTTCGATGTGGCCGCGGCAGCGATTGCTGCCGGCCTGGTGCTGTCCTTGAGCTTGTTCTTCTCCAAGACGCGCACGGGGCGCGCCTTGCGCGCGGTCTCGGACGATCACCAGGCTGCCATGTCGGTGGGTATCCCGCTACAGCACATCTGGGCGATCACTTGGGGTGTTGCCGGGGCCATTGGCTTGATCGCCGGCATCCTCTGGGGCGCTAAACTTGGCGTGCATTTCAGCCTTGCGCTGCTGGCCCTGAAGGCACTGCCAGTGCTGATCATTGGCGGCTTCGATTCCATCGCCGGCGCTATCGTTGGTGGACTCATTATCGGTGCTTCTGAGAAGCTAGCCGAGTTCTACCTTTCCGGCATCGTCGGCGGTGCCTTGGAGAACTGGTTCCCCTATATTCTTGCTACCCTCTTCTTGCTGGTTCGCCCCCAGGGGTTGTTCGGTGAGAAGATCATAGAAAGGGTCTAG
- a CDS encoding DUF2125 domain-containing protein: MESEPMLAGAIISAILAAWHGLWQHIADEAALVHSERSASLASAWVSLEHDETLLAEPRLTLNGLRASGRIESQAWQWQAGQAIVTLSDAAPQHLEVLLTAPQRFSASGPMGRATAVLWADNLGARLALRKDGRVANVTITGDGLTLIGPQFEIAISKAKITSEDVSNGMLRLTLSLASVSLPVDWRLGAPLSGNIDKAEMVGWIEGVGPPLPINAAGWHKAEGALDISSLDLTWGPLSAQGSARATLDKALKLQGHGRFTLNRIDAVLEAAAAAELISANWQHAISTALDRLAGVRGEENSQRVTGHFSMANGVLRWAGLPLAVLPALGCSETAAC, encoded by the coding sequence GCCGGTGCTATTATCAGTGCCATCTTAGCGGCGTGGCACGGCCTTTGGCAGCATATTGCCGACGAAGCGGCCCTGGTGCATAGCGAGCGCAGCGCCAGCTTGGCCAGCGCCTGGGTATCGCTGGAGCATGATGAGACCCTGCTGGCGGAGCCTCGCCTGACACTAAATGGCCTGCGTGCCAGCGGCCGTATCGAAAGCCAGGCTTGGCAATGGCAGGCGGGCCAGGCGATTGTCACCCTGTCAGATGCGGCGCCGCAACACCTTGAGGTACTATTGACGGCGCCGCAACGCTTCAGCGCAAGCGGCCCGATGGGCCGAGCAACGGCGGTTCTGTGGGCAGACAATTTGGGGGCGCGGCTGGCACTGCGCAAGGACGGGCGTGTTGCTAACGTGACCATAACTGGTGACGGCTTAACCCTTATCGGCCCCCAGTTTGAGATCGCCATCAGCAAAGCCAAAATTACCAGCGAGGACGTGAGCAACGGTATGCTGCGCCTTACACTTTCTTTAGCGTCAGTGTCTCTGCCGGTCGATTGGCGCCTCGGTGCGCCGCTCAGCGGCAATATCGACAAAGCCGAAATGGTCGGTTGGATTGAGGGTGTAGGCCCTCCGCTACCCATCAATGCGGCGGGATGGCACAAGGCAGAGGGAGCGCTCGACATCAGCAGCCTGGATCTCACCTGGGGACCGTTGAGTGCCCAGGGCAGCGCCCGCGCCACGCTGGATAAGGCGTTGAAGCTGCAAGGGCACGGTCGCTTTACCCTAAACCGGATAGACGCCGTGCTGGAGGCAGCGGCAGCGGCCGAATTGATATCGGCAAACTGGCAACATGCGATCTCAACCGCGCTCGACCGTTTGGCGGGAGTGCGCGGCGAAGAAAACAGCCAGCGGGTCACCGGGCACTTCTCCATGGCGAACGGCGTGCTGCGCTGGGCCGGGCTCCCGCTGGCCGTCCTGCCGGCCTTGGGCTGCAGCGAGACCGCCGCCTGTTAG
- a CDS encoding branched-chain amino acid ABC transporter permease, protein MIYREAGQFKASYHADQAIFTIRQDLWFIGGLSLLALFVVPLLASEYLLQSVLLPFLLYTIAAMGLNILLGYCGQLSLGTAGFMAVGAFTAYKFATAFPILPAPILFILAGLVAAAVGVLFGLPSLRIKGFYLAVTTLGAHFLIEWVLTHFGWFKNYSASGVITPPPITLLGFPIDSPVAKYVFTLVVVIILALLMKNLVRSAIGRAWCAVRDMDVAAEVIGIRLLRTKLIAFAVSSFYCGVAGAMYVNFYLGTVEPQAFTINLAFLVLFMVIIGGLGSVLGSFLGAGFIVVLPILISNILSIVVPDAPGAVVSNVELIVFGCLIIFFLIVEPAGLARLWAIAKEKLRMWPFPY, encoded by the coding sequence GTGATCTATCGCGAGGCAGGTCAGTTCAAAGCGTCGTACCACGCCGACCAGGCTATCTTCACGATCCGCCAAGACCTATGGTTTATCGGTGGCCTCAGCCTGTTGGCGTTGTTCGTGGTGCCCTTGCTGGCGAGCGAGTACTTGCTGCAGTCGGTGCTTCTGCCTTTCCTGCTCTACACTATCGCCGCGATGGGGCTAAACATCCTGCTCGGCTATTGCGGTCAGCTCTCTCTGGGAACGGCGGGCTTCATGGCGGTAGGCGCGTTTACGGCCTACAAATTCGCCACGGCTTTTCCCATTCTGCCGGCACCGATCCTGTTCATTCTGGCCGGGCTGGTGGCGGCAGCGGTTGGTGTGCTTTTTGGTCTGCCCTCGCTGCGCATCAAGGGCTTCTATCTGGCGGTGACCACGCTTGGTGCGCATTTTCTTATCGAGTGGGTGCTGACACATTTCGGCTGGTTTAAGAACTATTCGGCTTCGGGCGTGATCACGCCGCCGCCAATCACCTTGCTCGGCTTCCCCATCGACTCGCCGGTAGCAAAATACGTGTTTACGCTGGTGGTTGTCATCATCCTGGCGCTGCTGATGAAGAATCTGGTGCGCAGTGCTATCGGCCGCGCCTGGTGCGCGGTGCGCGACATGGATGTTGCGGCCGAGGTGATCGGCATTCGCCTGCTACGCACCAAGCTGATCGCCTTTGCCGTCAGCTCGTTCTATTGCGGCGTGGCTGGAGCGATGTACGTGAACTTCTACCTCGGCACGGTAGAGCCGCAGGCCTTCACCATCAATCTCGCCTTCCTGGTGCTGTTCATGGTGATCATTGGCGGGCTGGGCAGCGTGCTGGGCTCATTCCTTGGCGCCGGCTTCATTGTCGTGCTGCCGATCCTGATCAGCAACATCCTGTCCATCGTGGTACCGGATGCACCGGGGGCGGTGGTCTCGAATGTCGAGCTGATCGTCTTCGGTTGCCTAATCATTTTCTTTCTGATCGTCGAGCCTGCGGGGCTGGCGCGGCTCTGGGCGATTGCTAAGGAGAAGCTTCGCATGTGGCCGTTCCCCTATTAG